GCGGGCCGCGCGCCCCCGAGCCGCCCTCCCTGCGCGCCGCTGCGGCCCCGCCCTCTTCCCGAACGGGCCGCGCGCTCCCGCCccgccaccaccccccaccccaccgcgcCTCCGCTGCGGCCCCGCCTCCTTCCCAAGCGGGCCGCGCGCTCCCGGCGCGCCGAGCTGTGCCGCGGGCGCGCGCGCCGCTGCCGGCAGAGCCGCCGTTAAAGTGGTCTGAGGCGCGCCCCGCGATTCCCCCGCCGCCGCCCTGACCAACTGAGGCGGCGGGCCAGGCTGCGAGCGGCCGCCCGGTCAGCAGGCTCGCCGGCCTTCGTCGCGTCCCCAGAGCTCGCGCCCCGCCGTGGTCTCCCGGCGTCCCGGGGCAGAGCATGTAGCCCCCCAGCGCCGCGTGTGTGACCGTGTGTGTGTGCCCGCGTGTGCCCGCGGGCCCGAGGCCGACCCCCGCGCGGCCTGCCCCAGCCCGGCCCCTGTGCGGGGCCTCCCCTATGGGCCTCCTGCTCTCGAAGGAGccgcgccgccgcccgcgccAGAAGCGGCCCCGCTGCGGCAGCTGgtggcgccgccgccgccggcctcTCCTCAGGTGGCCCCGCGGGGCCCCGGCCaaggcggcggcggcgccccGGGGCCGGGACTGCCTCTTCCGCGGGCCCTGCATGCTCTGCCTCGTCGTGCACGGCCCCGGCGCGCCCGCCCCCGCCGGCCCGGAGGAGGAGCCGCCGCTGTCGTCGCCGCGGCCGCTCAGGGCCTACGGCGCGGCCGCCTCCTCACAGCCCCCGGCGCGGCGCCGCGCGGGCCTGGCCGCCGAGGACGCCGCGCGCCGCCTCCTGctctcggccgccgccgccgccgctgcgccGCCCGCCCCCGGCCGCGGGGAGCTGGGGCCGGCCGCGGCCGCCGCCCGGGAGCGGCCGGCCCGGAGCCTCCTGTGGGCCCGCGCGGGGCCCGTGCGCCCGCCCGCGCCGCCCGCCGCCTCGCGGCCCTTCCGGGCGCCGCCGGCCGAGCCCCCCGCGCCCCCCGAGATGGTGTGCAAGCGGAAGGGGGCCGGGGTCCCCGCCTGCACCCCCTGTAAGCAGCCCCGCTGCGGCGGGGGCgcctgcggcggcggcggcggcggcggcgggcctGCGGGCGGCGGCCCCGAGCAGCACCCCCCGCCGCCGCTCCGCGCCCCGCGCTCCCCCGCCGCCCCGGGAGGAGCCCCCGCGGAGGCCGGCGGGGACGCGGTCCGAGCGGGGGGCGCCGCCCCCTCGGCCGCCCGGCAGCCGCAGCACGAGTGCGGCGACGCCGACTGTCCGGAGGGCCCCGAGCCGCCGTGCGACTGCCACCGGGAGCCGCCCCCCGACGCCCCGGACATCAACCAGCTGCCGCCCTCCATCCTGCTCAAGGTGAGTCTGCGCGCCCCCCGCCCGCCAGGCCCTCTCGGGGGTCCTCTCTCCTGCACGCCCcggggtcggggggtggggggctccctgACAGCCCGTTATTTCAAGTGCAGGGGCTTGGAGTCCGCTGAAGGTCCTTCTAATCGCTTAGGTCTGCTGCGCGTAATCCCGGGTTCACCTAGGAGGGTCCCAAGCCCACTGTTGTAGAAACTGTAGGTTTtctgtgaagtgtgtgtgtgtgtgtgttttaatcccTTGAGCGGTTTGCGCTAACTGGGTAGACTTTTGTATATTAGTGTTGGAAAGTATTCACAGTACTTTCAGATTTGATAACTGCTAGCTGATGTCAAAACAGTTACCTTTTATCTATCGAACACTTGACCACGATGATCAGGAACAGTGCCAGAGCTTTATATACATAATATCTCACCGAATACTTCAGTTGACGCCGTGAAAGAAATATTGTTAACATCCTTACACAAGAAGAAACCGATGTATCAGCGCCTCGTGCCTACAGTCCTAAGTCAGGCCGACGTGGTGTGTGTGCGTATGGAGCTTCACGCGGGGCTTGAAGGGGttgaatgacttgcccaaggtcacacacagaCAGGTCTGCGGAGTTTAGGCCTGTCTGACTGGAAAACCCTTTTATTTATGCTGTTCTCTTTTCTTAGATAAAGCAGACAGATTACCAGATATAAGGACAAGTATATTTTTTGTTGGCGGATACATGAGTGGGGAAGAGGTAGATGTCCCGTGGAAACCTTGTCTCACTTTCAGCTACCAAGTAAAATTTGCAGTTTTGTCAATGCTAGTGATAATTATGTGATAGTTTGTAGTAAGTTagtattaaaaagtttttttttccgttcattttctctcttctctcacccCTACACTGCAGCTTTCTGGAACTTAATAAATACAAACTCCCTTTATTACTGTGGATGATATTTAAGACTAACTAGAAAAACCTAGATAATAATTTGGCTACTTTTATTATTACTGAAGTAGCTGTcatcaattataatttttattctcaaCAATATACTTTGATTGGACTTTTTGCACATTTGTAATCCTGTGTTTGGATTTGTTTTATTGTGATactaatatttttgtaaataatataGCAAAGAACTGGGAAAGGTTAACTTTGCTGCATGtccaagaggatgagatggttggatggcatcactgactcaatggataagagtttgggtaaactccgggagttggtgaccgacagggaggcctggtgtgctgcggttcatggggtcgcaaagagtcggacatgactgagcgactgaactgatgttgtTTACCTTTTTTTTGAAGGAGTAATTACTGCCTCTGTATGTTCAGGGTGTGCATTTTAGGGCAGAGGGAATGTTCTTGAGTCTTTTAACTTAGTGGACAACATGGACAAATGaaatatcaacaaatatttggCATAGAGGTTTGATTGCTGTCTTGCTATTTGGTAAGTAAGACTGTTTAAACACAAAGTAAAAAGCAGGTACCTCCCACTTTCTACATAAACTATCATTATTTCATGAGGTAGAGCACAttttaatacaaaaacaaaaattaaagaaaaagataagaaaggagaaaggacatGATTTCATAATAAAGAGAGTTCCAATataataagtttattttatttacagcattgttcttttccacatttttgcTAGGGACTGTTGAAAACTTGTTCTAGGGAACATTTGGGGAAATTATTCATTGGAGTTCCCCTGTTGTGTTGCAGTATTTACACATGTTATGTAGATTTCCATTACTTGTATTAGAAACATGGATAGAGCTACTTTGTGGTTTTCATGGTCCCCGTGGTATTCAGCTTAGCATGAGTTGGACTGTCTAGAATGAATTGAAATTCGAGTTTTTTAGTGTTTACCAACCCAATTAACTTTTGGGGATCAAGCTTTGGAGGGCAGAGGCTCTTTCTACTTAAATATTGTTCATTGCTCTGTCTCCTCCCCTAAGTGCAGTGACTGACATTTAatagcactcagtaaatattgatgAAGGAGTGAATGACCAGGTGTTTAGGAAGTCTGGGGTGAGACTCTGAGTGAGTATATACCATGCCAATAAGGGAAGTCTCTAAGGAGTGTTTCTATCCTGAGTTGTTTTGAGCCACAGTAGAGCCATTGGATGGTGAAAAGTTTCTGCCTCTATTTTGGCTTGAAGAAGAGAACACTTAGGGAgctatgacaatttttttttttttaaacagtaccAGAGGGTTGTGCTTACAGAGGCAGAAATCCATTACCCCCACTAGAAAGTATGCCCAACTCCCCTGATAATGGGCCATAGCTTCTAAAATTGTACTGCTGAGTCCTTTGTACCAGAAGTTACTACAGTTACAGAGAATGGGAAGGTGGAGGGGAGAGAGTTTGGGAGAAAGATGTGACGAAATATgatttaaagatgtttttagGGTAGTTGACTCAAACTACCATACTTGTTCAGTTTTTCCAAGGTATggtaaaagcaaaagagaaaaaacttaATTCTTTGTACTCTGCTTCAGTCAAATTTTTAACTCAATATCAGtaggtttttttcagttttgtttttatgtaagtAGTGAGTATTACCTGCTTTAAGTTCACATAAtgcaaagaaagcaaaagtttGCTTTGGTTCACCCCTACCCTCCATCTAGTTTTCTCTCCAGAGGTCACTGACTATCATTAccagtttagatttttttttctagaccTGTATTATGGGGTACAGTAGTTTCCAGTCACATACTACTATTTatatgagagtcccttggacagcaaggagatccagccatccattctaaaggaaatcagccctgaatatttattggaaggactgatgctgaagctgaaactccaaaactgtggccacctgatgcgaagaactgactcattggaaaagaccctgattctgggaaagattgaaggcaggaggaaaaggggatgacagaggatgagatggttggatggcaaaggggacgacagaggatgagatggttggatggcatcatcgactcaatggacatgagtttgagtaaactctgggtgttggtgatggacagggaggcctggcgtgatgcagtccatggggtcccaaagagtcggacacaactgagtggctgaactgactgaactgattactatttaaatttaaagtagttaaaattaagtaaaatttaaaattcagcttcTCAGTCACAATAACTGTATTTCAGAGATCAGTAGTCAGGTGTGGCTGGCAGCTACCGTATTAGACTCTGCATGTCCAGAATAGTTTCTGCATTGTAGAAAGCCCTATGTAAAACTTCACAGCCTTTTCCACAAATGGCATCAAAATGTACatgttcttcaatttctttcattaactgTATGAATTGGAGGTCTTTTGTTGTTAGTTAGTATATggtttccttcattctttttagttGTTGTGTAGTATCCCATAGTATTATGCCATACTGTATTTATTTCAATATggcatgattcagttcagttcagttgctcagtcgtgtccgactctgcgaccccatcgactgcagcacgccaggcctccctgtccatcaccagctcctggactTTACTCATACTCAGGTCCGTGGAGCCGGTGAtcccatccagctatctcatcctctgtctcccccttctcctcctgggagCTGTgtaaaaatgaattctttcttGAAATGGTGAGCTTCACTGGGAATTGTAATTATGTAACTTCAGGAAGAGACCTTTGAGGTCATTTGGTCACTCCCTACTCCTTATGCATGAAAAAAAGCAGGCCCGGAGAAGTGAAATGGCTTACCCCAAGGCATTTTAGAGAGTGAATGGCAGACCCTGGGCTAGAACTCCGCTCAGTGTTTCCAGGTCTTGAGGTCTTTTCAACATCGGTGTAAAAAGGCCTGATTAACCTTCTCTCagattttatgaaagaaattcCTTAATTGGAGGGCAGGTGGAAACTTAACACCAGTCAACTTCTCACCATTATGAGTCAGAGGCTAATTTTATAATTGGGTCTTTGGGGTTGAATTGTTTTTAAATGCAAGAAATTTGATAAGCAGGGGATGCCCCTTCAAAGTTCAACTGCGGGGATATCCTTTTCTTAGGTATTGAACACTTAATTAAGCCCATCACGTTTGATCTTGAATTGGTTAATGCGTTATTTTAGATCAGATAAGGTAGCCTCAGTCTTTGGTACCTGTTGCCTTTAAAACTTTAAGCAGTCTTGCCTACTGATATCACAATTAGGTTTTTATATAGTAGAATCACTATAACAATTTTATCAAATGACAGCAGTGGAATATTTTTAAGTAGTTGCTATTTGAGTAACTGGGTATTTTGaatctatatttaaatttcagAGGCTTTGTGTGCTATATATTTAGATACCTTGGTCTCTGTCAGCAGACTGTTTCTTTTCCAAGCCAACCAGGTGAGAGGTCCAAAATCCATCACCACCATTAGAAAACTACTTTACCATGAATGCGTCTCTGATAGTGTGTCAGTAGTtattaaatctgtatttttatagctttattaCCAACAGGTTGCTTTAGTGATCAAGGAAGAGTTTTATAAGAGAAATGTGTTTTGGAAAACACATATGTATCTGATCTGTTTTTTTCAGATatgaaaaaagcaatgaaaatgggAGTCAAAGAAAATGAGTAATACAACTTTTTAAAGCTTTGAATGTAGATTAGTAGTGGGTAAGAGGAACTAAGTTAATGTAGCTTTTCGTGAATGCTTTGACCTAAGGTTCTGATACCACATAAATTCTAGAAGGTACTCCAGAGACGATCTTAGCCAGTGCTGAAATGAAGTGTCCTTAGGAAGTCAGGTTCAAGATATCTTTTGGCTGGAGAATGCCTAGAAATCTTGGATAACTTAATTAAATGAGGCTACCAAAAGgtgagatttgttttcttttcattttgggaAGTCTGTAAATTTTGGTGCCTTGTAATAAGTAGCTGTCAAGGGGGTTAACCTTGAGCTGTTCTTTATCAGCTTAAGATATCAGGTTCTATAAATGATAGGGAATGGGAGGGAAGATACGTGAAGGCAAATATGGAAgtttttactattaaaataatactttcttaaaaagttattttcctttgGTTAAATATCCTGTTTTATGCTTATCAAGAGTCTTGAAGCAATAAGCACATAATGTCCAGCACAGGGAAACACAGCCATTATTTTGTATGACTTCAAGTGTAGTGTAACCTGTAAAAATatggaatcactatgttgtacacctgaaactaacttaatattgtgaatcaactatacttcaattagaaATAGCAAATCTTGCCCACGTCTTGGCCAGTTTGGAGCCCAGGTGACGTGGTCAGGGCACCCATGTGGTGGGAGAAGCCAGGAGCAGTGTTGGGAGACGGGTTGCATATGTACGCTCTTGGGTGCATTGCCTTACTCTGCCCTGAGAGAATCTCTGAGCAGCTGTACCCAAAACAGTGAGTCTGCTTAGTGTCCCTGTCTTAGCTTCTAAATACCATTCTCTGCGAAAAGGAATCAgtgttccttggagaaatgactgattccaGAGTTGGGACAGGGAAGACACAAGATGAGCTTAGACTATTTTGTGCCGGAACACAAGGAAGTGCTCAGAGGATCCTGGAGATGTGTCAGAGGACACATCGTTTCATAGTGTCTCCTCCCCGAATACTTAAAAAGGAGTCAGGTTTTGTTGAGTTTGGTGACTTGCTTTAGAATAAAACATTCTTGTGTGAATACCTGACTATAGACTGACACTCTGTGTAGTCATAGTTGGGGTTTTATTGGTTTGCTGTGCTTTAAATTTTAAAGGTTAAACTATGAGAAATTATTTTGATTATCGATTAGGAAATAGTTTTAGAATCTATGATGTCCCTTTGGCTGTATGGTTAGAAAAATACCAG
This genomic window from Cervus canadensis isolate Bull #8, Minnesota chromosome 4, ASM1932006v1, whole genome shotgun sequence contains:
- the LOC122439476 gene encoding spidroin-1-like, producing the protein MQGPRKRQSRPRGAAAALAGAPRGHLRRGRRRRRHQLPQRGRFWRGRRRGSFESRRPIGEAPHRGRAGAGRAGVGLGPAGTRGHTHTVTHAALGGYMLCPGTPGDHGGARALGTRRRPASLLTGRPLAAWPAASVGQGGGGGIAGRASDHFNGGSAGSGARARGTARRAGSARPAWEGGGAAAEARWGGGWWRGGSARPVREEGGAAAARREGGSGARGPLGKGAGPLGKGAGLGGARGCSLPDGRSGGPAAADAGCQSPAPVTRGFLEPTPPSWVREEPPLSPPADVRGHSRADVARRTFGNRHWPGTARPSHRPTRMPWPLRRPGPARGHPGCPAGSPLRRWERGPGRREWFSREGLTGGAALQCFGACLQTLVGSDGSPFPKCVSG